The following DNA comes from Augochlora pura isolate Apur16 chromosome 6, APUR_v2.2.1, whole genome shotgun sequence.
GCATGGGtcaattttttctaattaaatatgttgTAGTGTATGGCTTAAATCATACCTTATGTGCAATTGATCGCGTTAAAGCCCCTTCCCAGCCAAAATGTGTTGCAAGAATTCATTTGTATTCTGATATGTGGAAATATTTTGATGAGggtttatacaaatttcttaTAAGGTATAGTATCCGAAaacaatatatcatttttccgaattattaaaaaaaatataactggtGATAAGAAGAACTGTATTCATGTTtttcagatatatttatacaccGTTGTTAAAGtcgaatttcaataaattatttgcctCATTTCTGTgctttatatttgtttttgtttgGCATGGAATgcaaatcaatatttttatttgggcATTTCTTAATTGTATAGgattaaacattgaaaactTAACAAAGTCAATTGAAAAAAGTGAATACTGCATTAACattcgagaaaaatatatgtcgcCAATAAGTGCCAGAAGAATTCATTGTGTTTTAACAAGTCCTTTACTAGCAATGTCagtaatatcgaatttttatttttttgctgGTGAAGAAGTAGGATACATCTACGTTTGTAGGATATTTCAcggtattattttcttccaaaattatttgaaattatttatttaaaaatatgaaagaaaatgtGTTATTGATGCTGTTTATTGCAGATATCTGGTATTCTACTcttattttactctatttccTCTATTGTTGCTGCCAAGTTTCTATAGATCTAAAAAATTGGGAGTCCACAAAATTTGGATAGAAATCagatactataaattatataaatcgacCTCTCAGTTTCAAAGAACCTTAGTAAGTGGGTGGAAGTTTTgtttatgattataaaatcaagtaacattaaactattttattgttttaagtacaaaattggtataaaaatacaatatataactaaaattattgtttacatTAACATCATTAcaattaagtaatatttaatacagataataaaaaaatgtcgtACAAAGTATATgcatgattattttttatatagttgtagttattacattattatgtaGTAATCAGTTTTACAATGTACCTAAGGCACGTCACCAGTTTACAATGAACAAATGCATGTGAAATTAAgttcttaattattacaattcttATGTTTTCTGTAATACACAAAAATTGGTCttgtttagatattaatatatatatgtatgagAATACAAGATTTTGTTCATTtgagtattaaaatttttgctttatttttagatattatttttttttaacataaaattcatattgcCATATGTGTTTAATtctaaatacatattaaattattcattatttatttgtattaaattcataacaaaatgtttgcgctatataaaaatttgttatctgAGGACactaatgtatttaataatgttcaatACACGGTTCtacagcaatttatttatgcagagatttttaatgtaatataacaatgCATTGGTGCCTGcaatacattttcaaaagaatatattaaattaaaaacattatgctatataaatttttatataaaaagttcTTTATAAACAACTTGTTTAAAGCAtcttaaattttgtaacactCTTTAGGAATGttgattttaattcaaatttatactaaataagcAACTCACTGTAAGctagatatatttatgttgATTATTTACAGTAgagatttgaaaaaaatatagttattcttattcttataaaaagtACTTGAATATCTACACTAAATCATgagcatataatatatcttgttattctttgtaataattaaatgaaaataaaaccatTTACACTTTCTTTTCGATTACAATAAAAGctttaatttgtttgaaagTTATTCGTACGAAATGTACAAAAAATATCGTTACTAGATTTAATATCTCAAAAacttcagaatttattttataaaagctaTGTACctatcttattttttaattttcatctcCTGAAATTTaagttatgaaaaatacaaacGTTTTGAATTAGAAAAGAGGCACTATTTAATGTTATATGAAATGTGTTCAGACtttgtatttaaatcatttttacaaactAGCGCTAATacattgtaacaaaatattaacatatttcaataaactttttagAATATGTGTTATAAAagcttattaattattaattataagttatagctacttatttttattattgtaacaaagCTATGTCTTGAATTTATACTTTCTCAAAACACTGATGATAtgatgtaaaagaaaaattattaatttttatggaagACATTGTGTAATTATCCCGAAAGGATAAGGATTGCCTATGTTTAACAATTGTACTTTAAtctcaaaataatattgttgcagTATGgttttagtataattaaatataaggACACAAGGAACAGAACTTGATTAGTTGTAAtttcgtgaaataaatatctaaatgaAGTGATAAAATAGATggtaaatgatatttaatgttataattgttattagacTTTAAACAAGCAGGAATATAcgtaaataatgttatacgtaaaaatattaaagatttttcgttaaacaaattataaattttcgttatgtTCACTTTCATTTGGCACATTAATAAATCTTATTGCTATTACCACCTATTTACTTTCGCAACacatatacaatttttaattgaaattttaataaaagtaattctCTATTTCAACCACTGGAATGATTAACATATATGGAGGCTCAGTAacttattatttcgttttttttttttaaaagcagAGGTACATATTgaataatgcaaaaataattttactttagaagaaggaaaataagtatatttttatttgttgcaattttattatatataaaagcTATACTAATACTGCGGATTTTGCAAGATcaaaatcatggaaaaatattttattaaatttgttttcgtagaattttttatctatacGGTCAATATATCTTTCTgagaaagtagaaaatattaaatatatatttttttctattaatatttacatatccaaatatcaaaaaatcacataaattttacttactttttttaatatttatgccgAAATTGTCGACAGTATTAGTTTTTTCGATCTTAAGTATGCTGCTCTGTAAAGTATCATTAGTGagtaataaaatcgtattttcatttctgttgTGTCCTATATTGACTTCTTGCACGTGTTTACTcgttaaattttgatttttattagactGTAACCTTGCTTTTGTTTGTCCATTGTGACAACCTTGGTATTGTGGAACAATGTTGACGcatttattttgtactattATACTCGTCAATGGTTCATTACTAATGTATATACGCTGTTTTGTCTGATGCATCAGTTTTTGACTGTTCTTAAAAACGCTATTTAATGGTGTAATTACAcgactttttattaaatctcttACTATAGTTGAATGATTAcctattgttttattttcatttattatggATTCGTCATCTTgctccaataaaatatttttatttgtattattaataatttgattatctGGCTGTAAAGTGCTGGTATTAATCAAatctttttccaaaataaGTTCATGTTTCTCTTCGTACGGTTTATCGTCGTGAATGCTGTCATTATTGACTTCTACATGTTCTTCAGTGATAATTATATGCCTGTTGCAATGTTCATTTATAGTTTCATTCAATGAATCATTGCAAAATTGTTCTTCGTTATGTTCTGCTATTTGAATGCGGTTTTTAAATGGTTTTcccgaaaattcgaaattttcttgaaattcggtattattttcattttcatcattaatcgaagtattatattgtattttaataaatgacgGTGGCTCGTTAATgttatgataaattaattcagatttaTCGTCTTTAATTACTTCTAACTTATTGTAAGaaacattttgtaattgtGGCAAATTCTCTTGTACTTTGTCCGTGTATTCCATTGGTAATATATCCTCGGCTTTAATAGAAACTCTATTATCTATAGGTATTTCAGTCTCTATAGAATCAGTCTTATTTAATTGAGATTCTGAGCAAATCTCGTAAGTGTCAAAACAattcttgataatttttattgcatcaTTTGACtcccaatttttattattatcattaataatatatctttcaGCCGcactattttgaaaatggttgTCATCgctttgataattaattaatgtttttgcTGCAGTTATAGCCTCATCTACCACACGCTCTTTAATTACgtcattcttcttctttctattAGTTCGTACTTTTTGAAAATCTTCTTCAGAGAGATATAACAACTCTCCAGTAGTTGTTAATACTTTGCCATGTCTTGTTTTCAAATGACGTTTATAAGTGTTTCTGGTCTTAAACCTATatggtaaaaaaatatttttggtagTATTATGacgtttatttatagttataaatGTTGCTGATAAATTTACCTTTGCCCACAATCGTCACATCCAAATGGTGCTTCTCCAGTATGTCGACGGCGGTGTTCCCTAAAATGCGATGGATGTCTGAACTTTTTACCGCAATCAGCACACGTAAATCTTGTTTGATTTTGATGAATTAACATATGATATTTTAAGCTGTGTCTTCTTGTAAAAACTGCTCTGCATATACGACATTCGTATGGTTTTATCCCAGCATGACTCCGGTAATGAGATACTAATGTTGTTGGTGCTGTAAAACTTCTTGGTGGATTACAAATTCGACATTCAAGATTGCTACCAGTTGGGTTTCCCTTTTTCTTGATACGATCCATGAATGCTAACGCCATTTCCCGTTCTTCCTTGCTGGTACCTATAAATTTTGCTTTGCCCTTAGGTTTGGTTGTTgtaatttctacatttttgtTGCAGCCTTCGGTTGACCATgacatttctgaaaataaataaaattatatgcaaaaatttttgcaattgtgcaaaattataaattgtacttACCAGGTAAATATATGGTGTCTGGTTCCTGGCTAATTTTTTCTGACAATTTCTGATTGATGTGTGAATACTCTTTCATATGAATAGTATCAGCACCAACAACCATAAGTACAATCTACagaaaaaattctctttagtatttacaaattatgtagttacaatataatttatacttacaTTTTCGTCCATTTCTGCATTTTCTAGGACATTACTAAGACATGCTTCTTTGCCATTAGGATTTTCATCTTTCAGGCGTTCAAAATAACTGTGATCTCCAAAAACTTTAAAATCCGTTTTATCTACATTGTTTTGTTCAGTGCTATGTagttttttacatttatccaatttatcaaaacttttatttttatctaattctTTAAAGCTAGAATCATTTAATAGAATGTTTCGAAGATAATTCGTTGATTTttctataacatttttattttccttgttCAATGTTTCTTGTGGTTTTCTAGATGATTGTAgtctattctttttattttgaggatttgttttattatttttataatttactgaCTTTGCAGTAAAAGTTTTATCTACAAATGTAAGAAAAGCATAtatcattttgatatttacgtaaatatttatgcttAGATATAATTCTTACTTACAGGTTTCTTTATTtgcttttaaatattccaaGTGTTCTGCCAAATGAGCTTTAATAGATATTCTTGCTCTTCCTTCACTTGCGAAACTAGTATATTTCTGACCACATCCGACAACCAAGGCACAAGTATAAGAATATTGTCTTTTTAATTCATCACTTGTAAAAATGGAAAACTGTTTAACTAATTGTGATGCAGGCATAGACAAAAGCTGAGGTACaccgaaatatatttcttgtgaTTTCCTCTTTATATAATCTGTTTTTGATTTGCATGGTGTCGCtaacaatgatttattatgGGTTTTTTCCGAGTGCAGTGTCTGAGATGCAACTTCTGCCAGCATATCTAATAAAGCAGCGGGACTATCATTTCCCATAATAcctgaaataaatgaataattataaaatgtgaaagattaataattaaaaaaacacaTACAAGTGTTTTGAGACTATTTAAAAAGGTATACTATATAATCACTTATTCACTCTATcatacaaaaaaaattatatttaatgtttaccacacacgcacgcacgcacgcgcgCGGACGCACGCACGCGACACACATTGAGTCAACATTGCAGTAAACATtgagtatattttttttttatggaagaatatatatatatatatatttcttaaaaacattattataatttattaaaatttataaatttgtaattctaaatacataatttttaacattcaagtagtaaaaaattcaagttatgcatttaaatgcatatattttgcattaaatgTTACTGATCTTACAACAACAATAAGTATGTTCATCCTCTGCTGACATTATGACATATGACAGTCAATTTAGgaaacatatatattattggtTTTATAagtatgataaaaaaatttattgactCTTAACATATAAGAGACAAATAAACATGTTTAAAACaacgataaatttttatttgttccccgtgtaaaataaaaattcttattttctaaGCGTCATTCTAGCAGACGCCATAAGGACGCCCAGCAGACGGCTTTTCAATTCGTCttacaaacattaaaaatctgtattttttagtaatgCTAGCTtgttaaaaagacgaaaatttctgttatttaaaacaaataaacaaataccTCCATTGTACGAATTAGAAGTATATTCATGGTTTGTTTTGGTGTTCATTATGGCATTCACATTCGCGGCGTGTCTTCATTCCACTGCCTTCTGTGCACAACAGGTTCCTTCTTGTTGCTTCCTTGTTTGTTCTTCTTTCTTGTCAATTCTGGGTTATTCTGGGATCAGTACTACCAATCTGTAAAATGAAGATTTAACTAAATACAAcctagaattttatttattatatttatcaactCAAGATCCTAATCGTTGAATTTGCGGATAAGTATatcgtaaatgaaatttcagttGAAAATCttggaaatttaatatatatacgtaAATAAGTACATAGCTATGCTGACTGGTTTTAGGcgctaaaatttaaaattaaacgacTTCACAAGTTTCCTATGCTACttttaaatgtacatataaagttttaaaaattatacaaaattaaatacaaataacgCAGCTTCCAATTTCAGTTCTTAATTaacttaaacaaaaaaattatgaaactgttaatttttaatatcctttgaaaaattagtgCAATGATGTTTATggtttacatatttttttaaattactttaagtTAAGGTAATAGGTATAAAAAGGTGTTGTattagtttttttaaatattttattgcagtaaaataaaagtccATAACTTCTGAGGTATGCAACACTAATTGCTGCACTACAAAAGAATATAGTACATACTAAGTTATATTCAGTTTATCTCTTCATTGTTTCTTTACAGAAGTGTTACTTTGttccttaatttttatattaatgtggTTTACTTAACTACCTGTCGGTTCATTTTTCAACCCatcagtattaaaaatatctttcataatatcttgttttttctttacatGTGTAGGTATACCACGAAACAAGTTTTCAGTTATTTGTTTCctatttataactttatttttttcatagtcttgatttaaatattctatattctcaTTATCATCAATAGCTTTCATTTTTGCTAATAACTTCTCTTTATTATAGctaatagtttttattttggcATCGTTCTCATTTATACTAATggcattaattttattagttactTCAAGAATTGAATCAGATTTTGAGGATCGTATATTACTGAATGAAAGATCGGTATCTTCTAATTCTTCATTTACTTcttgtttgtttaatttatttcttgtttctaCATTGCAATTGTTTGCGTCCTTCTCGTATGTTACATTTGATTGCTGTGTGTGTACATTAATTAACGTATTACATGAATTTGTTGCAAGAAGATTATCCTGCGGcttattagaaaaaatttcCGAGGTATGTGATACTGCATCTGGTACAAATGATGTTTTGAATTTGTCATAATCTCTTACTGAGACCATTTGCTTTACTACTTTATCTTGAAGTTCAGTGTTCCTTTCATAAACGGCATCAAtagatttttctattgtttcctCCTCAGGTGCTTGTTGTTCCACAATATGCTTTAGTaagttttctgaaaatttatttatcgaataattgatGCCTActtgttcattatttatatttatattttgcaatgtaGACAAGTTTTCAGTTTCCGTATTTTTAGGCTGTGCTTCCATGTCGTTAACTAAATTTTGATACATCTTCTGTGATTCGTTCAGAAAATGAGAAAGTGCCAGCTTCTCAGATTCTTGATCAGAACTATAATGAATTTGATTGTCATCTGTAGTTGAAACTGATTTAAGTGCATCATTTGATTGGTTTGACGATAAATAATGTCCAATTGATTCTTTCCTTCCATCAGTGTCAGCTTCAAtatcacttttataaaaatcatttttatcttcaaatttacagtttgaTAATGCTAATTCCTTCGAACTTCCTGCTTCATCTTCACTATTAATTAATCtgtaactaaaataaaatgcactgAAAAAGTGTAtacaattattgataaaaagaaGGTGATAGTTTTAAATCTTTCAAACCTTATACGTGATTCTCTAGGGCTAATGATCACATCAATCTGATTGTCCctaaaattgtcattttcgCTATCATCACTCGCAGATGAATAagcaatttcttcttttaatactttgttaAAAGTTTGACGTTTtcgattttcaaatatttttctaaaattatggGCGCTTATTTCATACTGTTTATTGCAATCCTCTTCGTCGTCTTCCAATTTTTCCGAatcattaaaagaaattgaatttttaggacctttatttgcaatatgatttaattc
Coding sequences within:
- the LOC144471705 gene encoding uncharacterized protein LOC144471705; amino-acid sequence: MNTKTNHEYTSNSYNGGIMGNDSPAALLDMLAEVASQTLHSEKTHNKSLLATPCKSKTDYIKRKSQEIYFGVPQLLSMPASQLVKQFSIFTSDELKRQYSYTCALVVGCGQKYTSFASEGRARISIKAHLAEHLEYLKANKETYKTFTAKSVNYKNNKTNPQNKKNRLQSSRKPQETLNKENKNVIEKSTNYLRNILLNDSSFKELDKNKSFDKLDKCKKLHSTEQNNVDKTDFKVFGDHSYFERLKDENPNGKEACLSNVLENAEMDENIVLMVVGADTIHMKEYSHINQKLSEKISQEPDTIYLPEMSWSTEGCNKNVEITTTKPKGKAKFIGTSKEEREMALAFMDRIKKKGNPTGSNLECRICNPPRSFTAPTTLVSHYRSHAGIKPYECRICRAVFTRRHSLKYHMLIHQNQTRFTCADCGKKFRHPSHFREHRRRHTGEAPFGCDDCGQRFKTRNTYKRHLKTRHGKVLTTTGELLYLSEEDFQKVRTNRKKKNDVIKERVVDEAITAAKTLINYQSDDNHFQNSAAERYIINDNNKNWESNDAIKIIKNCFDTYEICSESQLNKTDSIETEIPIDNRVSIKAEDILPMEYTDKVQENLPQLQNVSYNKLEVIKDDKSELIYHNINEPPSFIKIQYNTSINDENENNTEFQENFEFSGKPFKNRIQIAEHNEEQFCNDSLNETINEHCNRHIIITEEHVEVNNDSIHDDKPYEEKHELILEKDLINTSTLQPDNQIINNTNKNILLEQDDESIINENKTIGNHSTIVRDLIKSRVITPLNSVFKNSQKLMHQTKQRIYISNEPLTSIIVQNKCVNIVPQYQGCHNGQTKARLQSNKNQNLTSKHVQEVNIGHNRNENTILLLTNDTLQSSILKIEKTNTVDNFGINIKKSK
- the LOC144471770 gene encoding uncharacterized protein LOC144471770 isoform X2 is translated as MQTEVPTLPVVQLHTNVNLNRNQNSNLKKTPTDVKPTSTHKSIPYISSNKKSLHPLLAQPHQSNIRQKTSSDLLKVNKNGIKQIILSARMLRVKELQNQLADAHYQLNELANENRLLKSLQKRQDSALKRYEGTNAELPRIINSHHEELRVLQIKHKKLKVLHKETCNLLKEKENELQQLQSQNKHLLQLSKDRNLGEREKLQSQISDLNYRIEQQQDTIQTLHRKLSLESKSLKQQLYTEITKRKATQKQLEEATEKLKSLEHLLHNRERKLYCNGQLPHPTKSKHLGTQFLTNTRDISISNPLKSSDQHKKWQNDVEEHCLPILNPPQANDKNIDTDETIELNQSLNSVKTETMANLEQIKTYRLQKSAQRRILLDDFEEKFEELNHIANKGPKNSISFNDSEKLEDDEEDCNKQYEISAHNFRKIFENRKRQTFNKVLKEEIAYSSASDDSENDNFRDNQIDVIISPRESRIRLINSEDEAGSSKELALSNCKFEDKNDFYKSDIEADTDGRKESIGHYLSSNQSNDALKSVSTTDDNQIHYSSDQESEKLALSHFLNESQKMYQNLVNDMEAQPKNTETENLSTLQNININNEQVGINYSINKFSENLLKHIVEQQAPEEETIEKSIDAVYERNTELQDKVVKQMVSVRDYDKFKTSFVPDAVSHTSEIFSNKPQDNLLATNSCNTLINVHTQQSNVTYEKDANNCNVETRNKLNKQEVNEELEDTDLSFSNIRSSKSDSILEVTNKINAISINENDAKIKTISYNKEKLLAKMKAIDDNENIEYLNQDYEKNKVINRKQITENLFRGIPTHVKKKQDIMKDIFNTDGLKNEPTGS
- the LOC144471770 gene encoding uncharacterized protein LOC144471770 isoform X3, with the translated sequence MQTEVPTLPVVQLHTNVNLNRNQNSNLKKTPTDVKPTSTHKSIPYISSNKKSLHPLLAQPHQSNIRQKTSSDLLKELANENRLLKSLQKRQDSALKRYEGTNAELPRIINSHHEELRVLQIKHKKLKVLHKETCNLLKEKENELQQLQSQNKHLLQLSKDRNLGEREKLQSQISDLNYRIEQQQDTIQTLHRKLSLESKSLKQQLYTEITKRKATQKQLEEATEKLKSLEHLLHNRERKLYCNGQLPHPTKSKHLGTQFLTNTRDISISNPLKSSDQHKKWQNDVEEHCLPILNPPQANDKNIDTDETIELNQSLNSVKTETMANLEQIKTYRLQKSAQRRILLDDFEEKFEELNHIANKGPKNSISFNDSEKLEDDEEDCNKQYEISAHNFRKIFENRKRQTFNKVLKEEIAYSSASDDSENDNFRDNQIDVIISPRESRISYRLINSEDEAGSSKELALSNCKFEDKNDFYKSDIEADTDGRKESIGHYLSSNQSNDALKSVSTTDDNQIHYSSDQESEKLALSHFLNESQKMYQNLVNDMEAQPKNTETENLSTLQNININNEQVGINYSINKFSENLLKHIVEQQAPEEETIEKSIDAVYERNTELQDKVVKQMVSVRDYDKFKTSFVPDAVSHTSEIFSNKPQDNLLATNSCNTLINVHTQQSNVTYEKDANNCNVETRNKLNKQEVNEELEDTDLSFSNIRSSKSDSILEVTNKINAISINENDAKIKTISYNKEKLLAKMKAIDDNENIEYLNQDYEKNKVINRKQITENLFRGIPTHVKKKQDIMKDIFNTDGLKNEPTGS
- the LOC144471770 gene encoding uncharacterized protein LOC144471770 isoform X1, whose amino-acid sequence is MQTEVPTLPVVQLHTNVNLNRNQNSNLKKTPTDVKPTSTHKSIPYISSNKKSLHPLLAQPHQSNIRQKTSSDLLKVNKNGIKQIILSARMLRVKELQNQLADAHYQLNELANENRLLKSLQKRQDSALKRYEGTNAELPRIINSHHEELRVLQIKHKKLKVLHKETCNLLKEKENELQQLQSQNKHLLQLSKDRNLGEREKLQSQISDLNYRIEQQQDTIQTLHRKLSLESKSLKQQLYTEITKRKATQKQLEEATEKLKSLEHLLHNRERKLYCNGQLPHPTKSKHLGTQFLTNTRDISISNPLKSSDQHKKWQNDVEEHCLPILNPPQANDKNIDTDETIELNQSLNSVKTETMANLEQIKTYRLQKSAQRRILLDDFEEKFEELNHIANKGPKNSISFNDSEKLEDDEEDCNKQYEISAHNFRKIFENRKRQTFNKVLKEEIAYSSASDDSENDNFRDNQIDVIISPRESRISYRLINSEDEAGSSKELALSNCKFEDKNDFYKSDIEADTDGRKESIGHYLSSNQSNDALKSVSTTDDNQIHYSSDQESEKLALSHFLNESQKMYQNLVNDMEAQPKNTETENLSTLQNININNEQVGINYSINKFSENLLKHIVEQQAPEEETIEKSIDAVYERNTELQDKVVKQMVSVRDYDKFKTSFVPDAVSHTSEIFSNKPQDNLLATNSCNTLINVHTQQSNVTYEKDANNCNVETRNKLNKQEVNEELEDTDLSFSNIRSSKSDSILEVTNKINAISINENDAKIKTISYNKEKLLAKMKAIDDNENIEYLNQDYEKNKVINRKQITENLFRGIPTHVKKKQDIMKDIFNTDGLKNEPTGS